One segment of Alligator mississippiensis isolate rAllMis1 chromosome 13, rAllMis1, whole genome shotgun sequence DNA contains the following:
- the TEX47 gene encoding testis-expressed protein 47: MSGAHLALRKASGRAPSLVPTLLPRSTLLGALEERRRAQLKKFLLHRLFFVARLPEGADGGEVTGYHERLFQNILKYHLGEPVSGLLLLYPNSILHIVESSSGTIYRILHDLASLRSQGPSALLQEIKILVVSHNIPTKLFLQWYVTMVTPPVTYLEDVTQSQSTEEVVTECLTLLLKLGAYISKTFKVSSKALGNNLHTLVPNLLIPAETINYLCNAKDCLSPEEFLKMYKDPLQPAMDSETVWPTPGHLFA, encoded by the exons ATGTCGGGCGCCCACCTGGCGCTGCGCAAGGCCTCGGGCCGAGCCCCGTCGCTCGTGCCGACGCTGCTGCCGCGGAGCACGCTGCTGGGCGCGCTGGAGGAGCGGCGACGGGCGCAGCTCAAG AAGTTCCTGCTGCACCGGCTCTTCTTcgtggccaggctgcctgaggGCGCCGACGGCGGCGAGGTCACAG GTTACCATGAAAGGCTGTTTCAGAACATATTGAAATACCACCTCGGAGAGCCCGTCTCGGGTCTGCTGCTGCTTTACCCCAACTCCATTCTTCATATCGTAGAG TCCTCCAGTGGCACAATCTATCGTATCCTCCACGATTTAGCTTCTCTCCGAAGTCAAGGTCCTAG TGCTTTGCTACAGGAAATTAAGATTTTAGTGGTGTCACATAACATCCCAACCAAGCTGTTCCTGCAGTGGTATGTCACCATGGTGACTCCGCCTGTGACATACCTGGAAGATGTGACACAATCGCAGTCTACAGAAGAGGTTGTCACCGAGTGCCTTACTCTCCTGCTGAAACTGGGCGCCTACATTTCAAAGACATTTAAG GTTAGCAGCAAGGCATTGGGCAACAACCTACACACACTTGTACCCAACCTCCTAATCCCAGCAGAGACCATTAACTACTTGTGTAATGCCAAGGACTGTTTGAGTCCAGAGGAGTTCCTGAAAATGTATAAGGACCCTTTACAGCCAGCCATGGACTCAG AAACCGTGTGGCCTACCCCTGGTCATCTGTTTGCCTAG